The Manis javanica isolate MJ-LG chromosome 4, MJ_LKY, whole genome shotgun sequence genome contains a region encoding:
- the LLGL2 gene encoding LLGL scribble cell polarity complex component 2 isoform X3, giving the protein MRRFLRSGHDPARERLKRDLFQFNKTVEHGFPHQPSALGYSPSLRILAIGTRSGAVKLYGAPGVEFMGLHRENNAVVQVHFLPGQCQLVTLLDDNSLHLWSLKVKGGVSELQEDESFMLRGPPGAAPSATQITVVLPHSSQELLYLGTESGNVFVVQLPAFHTLEDQTISSDAVLQRLPEEARHRRVFEMVEALQEHPQNPTQVLIGYSRGLVVVWDLQGRRVLCHFLSSQQLENVCWQRDGRLIVSCHSDGSYCQWPVSSDTQQPEPLRNCMPYGPFPCKAITKIFWLTTKQGLPFTIFQGGMPRASYGDRHCISVVHDGQQTAFDFTSRVIDFTVLTEVDPAAAFDEPCALVVLAEEELVLIDLQTAGWPVVQPPYLASLHCSAITCSHHVSNIPLKLWERIIAAGSRQNTHFSSMEWPIDGGTSLAPAPPQRDLLLTGHEDGTVRFWDASGVCLRLLYKLSTVRVFLTDTDPSENLSAQGEDEWPPLRKVGSFDPYSDDPRLGIQKIFLCKYSGYLAVAGTAGQVLVLELNDEEAEHAVEQVEADLLQDQEGYRWKGHERLCARPVPVHFEPGFQPFVLVQCQPPAVVTSLALHSEWRLVAFGTSHGFGLFDHQQRRQVFVKCTLHPSDQLALEGPLSRVKSLKKSLRQSFRRIRRSRVSSRKRRPAGPPGEQVQEGSARAERPGLQNMELAPVQRKIEARSAEDSFTGFVRTLYFADTYLRDSSRHCPSLWAGTNGGTVYAFALRVPPAERRMDELVRAEQAKEIQLMHRAPVVGILVLDGHHVPLPEPLEVAHDLSKSPDMQGSHQLLVVSEEQFKVFTLPKVSAKLKLKLTALEGSRIRRISVAHFGSCRAEDYGEHHLAVLTNLGDIQVVSLPLLKPQVRYSCIRREDVSGIASCVFTKYGQGFYLISPSEFERFSLSTKWLVEPRCLVDSAEAKNHSHPRNRSGHEKAVGRARISGSQSGGEERRPGLVMEHALLSDEKVLTAIQSTLEGGRRSSGDWHSQRLAMGYSLSNGAAD; this is encoded by the exons TGCCAACTGGTTACCCTGCTGGATGACAATAGCCTGCACCTGTGGAGCCTGAAGGTCAAAGGCGGGGTGTCAGAGCTGCAGGAAGATGAGAGTTTCATGCTGCGTGGCCCCCCAGG GGCTGCCCCCAGTGCCACACAGATCACTGTGGTCCTGCCACATTCCTCTCAAGAGCTACTTTACCTGGGCACGGAAAGTGGCAACGTGTTTGTGGTACAGCTGCCAGCCTTCCACACACTGGAGGACCAGACCATCAGCTCGGACGCCGTGCTGCAGCG GTTGCCGGAGGAGGCCCGCCATCGGCGGGTGTTTGAAATGGTGGAGGCCCTGCAGGAGCACCCCCAAAACCCCACCCAGGTCCTCATCGGCTACAGCCGGGGCCTCGTCGTTGTCTGGGACCTGCAGGGCAGGCGTGTGCTCTGCCATTTCCTCAGCAGCCAG CAACTGGAGAATGTCTGCTGGCAGCGGGACGGCCGCCTGATTGTCAGCTGCCATTCCGACGGCAGCTATTGTCAGTGGCCCGTGTCCAGCGACACCCAGCAGCCAGAGCCCCTGCGCAACTGCATGCCTTATG gTCCTTTTCCTTGCAAAGCTATTACCAAAATCTTCTGGCTGACCACCAAGCAGGG GTTGCCCTTCACCATCTTCCAGGGTGGCATGCCACGGGCCAGCTATGGGGACCGCCACTGCATCTCGGTGGTGCACGACGGCCAGCAGACAGCCTTCGACTTCACCTCCCGTGTCATCGACTTTACTGTCCTCACTGAGGTGGACCCTGCCGCTG CCTTTGATGAGCCCTGTGCCTTGGTGGTGCTAGCCGAGGAGGAGCTGGTGCTGATTGACCTGCAGACGGCTGGGTGGCCAGTAGTTCAGCCTCCCTACCTGGCCTCCCTGCACTGCTCTGCCATCACCTGCTCCCACCACGTCTCCAACATCCCCCTGAAGCTGTGGGAGCGGATCATCGCCGCTGGCAGCCGGcagaacacacacttctccagcATG GAGTGGCCTATCGATGGTGGCAccagcctggccccagccccaccccagaggGACCTGCTGCTCACAGG GCATGAGGATGGCACTGTGCGATTCTGGGATGCCTCTGGTGTCTGCTTGCGGCTACTCTACAAGCTCAGCACGGTGCGAGTGTTTCTCACTGACACAGACCCCAGTGAAAACCTCAGTGCCCAGGGTGAGGACGAATGGCCCCCTCTCCGCAAG GTGGGCTCCTTTGACCCTTACAGTGACGATCCCCGGCTGGGCATCCAGAAAATTTTCCTCTGCAAATACAGTGGTTATCTGGCTGTGGCAGGCACAGCAGGGCAG GTGCTGGTGCTGGAGCTGAATGACGAGGAGGCAGAGCACGCTGTGGAGCAGGTAGAGGCTGACCTGCTGCAGGACCAGGAGGGCTACCGCTGGAAGGGGCACGAGCGTCTGTGTGCCCGCCCGGTGCCCGTGCACTTTGAGCCTGGCTTCCAGCCTTTTGTGTTGGTGCAGTGCCAGCCCCCGGCTGTGGTCACCTCCTTGGCCCTGCACTCCGAGTGGCGGCTTGTGGCCTTCGGCACAAGTCATGGCTTTGGCCTCTTTGACCACCAGCAGCGGCGGCAGGTTTTCGTCAa GTGCACACTGCACCCCAGTGACCAGCTAGCCCTGGAGGGCCCACTGTCCCGTGTGAAGTCCCTAAAGAAGTCCCTGCGCCAGTCCTTCCGCCGAATACGTCGAAGCCGGGTGTCTAGCAGGAAGCGGCGGCCAGCTGGGCCCCCAGGAGAG CAGGTGCAGGAGGGAAGCGCCAGGGCAGAGCGGCCGGGCCTGCAGAACATGGAGCTAGCACCCGTGCAGCGGAAGATCGAGGCCCGCTCAGCAGAGGACTCCTTCACTGGCTTTGTCCGGACCCTCTACTTTGCTGACACCTACCTGAGAGACA GCTCCCGCCACTGTCCCTCGCTGTGGGCCGGCACCAATGGGGGCACTGTCTACGCCTTCGCCCTGCGTGTGCCCCCTGCTGAGCGGAGAATGGATGAGCTGGTTCGGGCAGAGCAGG CTAAGGAGATCCAGCTGATGCACCGAGCACCCGTGGTGGGCATCCTGGTGCTGGACGGACATCACGTTCCCCTCCCTGAGCCCCTGGAAGTGGCGCATGACCTGTCGAAGAGCCCGGACATGCAGGGAAGCCACCAGTTGCTCGTTGTGTCAGAGGAGCAGTTCAAG GTATTCACACTGCCCAAGGTGAGTGCCAAGCTGAAGCTAAAGCTGACCGCCCTGGAGGGCTCACGGATACGGCGCATCAGCGTGGCCCACTTCGGCAGCTGTCGAGCTGAGGACTATGGGGAGCATCACCTGGCTGTCCTTACCAACTTGGGCGACATCCAGGTGGTCTCGTTGCCCCTGCTCAAGCCCCAGGTGCGTTACAGCTGCATCCGCCGGGAGGATGTCAGTGGCATCGCCTCCTGCGTCTTCACCAAATACGGCCAAG GTTTCTACCTGATCTCCCCCTCGGAGTTTGAGCGCTTCTCTCTCTCTACCAAGTGGCTGGTTGAGCCCCGGTGTCTGGTGGATTCAGCAGAAGCCAAGAACCACAGCCACCCCCGCAACAGATCAGGCCATGAGAAGGCTGTGGGCCGTGCCAG GATCTCAGGGAGCCAGAGTGGTGGAGAGG AGAGGAGGCCTGGCCTCGTGATGGAGCATGCTCTGCTGAGTGATGAGA AGGTCCTGACAGCCATCCAGAGCACGCTGGAGGGGGGCCGACG GAGCTCTGGTGATTGGCATTCTCAGCGACTGGCCATGGGGTACAGCCTCAGCAATGGGGCAG CAGACTGA
- the LLGL2 gene encoding LLGL scribble cell polarity complex component 2 isoform X4, translating to MRRFLRSGHDPARERLKRDLFQFNKTVEHGFPHQPSALGYSPSLRILAIGTRSGAVKLYGAPGVEFMGLHRENNAVVQVHFLPGQCQLVTLLDDNSLHLWSLKVKGGVSELQEDESFMLRGPPGAAPSATQITVVLPHSSQELLYLGTESGNVFVVQLPAFHTLEDQTISSDAVLQRLPEEARHRRVFEMVEALQEHPQNPTQVLIGYSRGLVVVWDLQGRRVLCHFLSSQQLENVCWQRDGRLIVSCHSDGSYCQWPVSSDTQQPEPLRNCMPYGPFPCKAITKIFWLTTKQGLPFTIFQGGMPRASYGDRHCISVVHDGQQTAFDFTSRVIDFTVLTEVDPAAAFDEPCALVVLAEEELVLIDLQTAGWPVVQPPYLASLHCSAITCSHHVSNIPLKLWERIIAAGSRQNTHFSSMEWPIDGGTSLAPAPPQRDLLLTGHEDGTVRFWDASGVCLRLLYKLSTVRVFLTDTDPSENLSAQGEDEWPPLRKVGSFDPYSDDPRLGIQKIFLCKYSGYLAVAGTAGQVLVLELNDEEAEHAVEQVEADLLQDQEGYRWKGHERLCARPVPVHFEPGFQPFVLVQCQPPAVVTSLALHSEWRLVAFGTSHGFGLFDHQQRRQVFVKCTLHPSDQLALEGPLSRVKSLKKSLRQSFRRIRRSRVSSRKRRPAGPPGEQVQEGSARAERPGLQNMELAPVQRKIEARSAEDSFTGFVRTLYFADTYLRDSSRHCPSLWAGTNGGTVYAFALRVPPAERRMDELVRAEQAKEIQLMHRAPVVGILVLDGHHVPLPEPLEVAHDLSKSPDMQGSHQLLVVSEEQFKVFTLPKVSAKLKLKLTALEGSRIRRISVAHFGSCRAEDYGEHHLAVLTNLGDIQVVSLPLLKPQVRYSCIRREDVSGIASCVFTKYGQGFYLISPSEFERFSLSTKWLVEPRCLVDSAEAKNHSHPRNRSGHEKAVGRARISGSQSGGEERRPGLVMEHALLSDEKVLTAIQSTLEGGRRSSGDWHSQRLAMGYSLSNGAD from the exons TGCCAACTGGTTACCCTGCTGGATGACAATAGCCTGCACCTGTGGAGCCTGAAGGTCAAAGGCGGGGTGTCAGAGCTGCAGGAAGATGAGAGTTTCATGCTGCGTGGCCCCCCAGG GGCTGCCCCCAGTGCCACACAGATCACTGTGGTCCTGCCACATTCCTCTCAAGAGCTACTTTACCTGGGCACGGAAAGTGGCAACGTGTTTGTGGTACAGCTGCCAGCCTTCCACACACTGGAGGACCAGACCATCAGCTCGGACGCCGTGCTGCAGCG GTTGCCGGAGGAGGCCCGCCATCGGCGGGTGTTTGAAATGGTGGAGGCCCTGCAGGAGCACCCCCAAAACCCCACCCAGGTCCTCATCGGCTACAGCCGGGGCCTCGTCGTTGTCTGGGACCTGCAGGGCAGGCGTGTGCTCTGCCATTTCCTCAGCAGCCAG CAACTGGAGAATGTCTGCTGGCAGCGGGACGGCCGCCTGATTGTCAGCTGCCATTCCGACGGCAGCTATTGTCAGTGGCCCGTGTCCAGCGACACCCAGCAGCCAGAGCCCCTGCGCAACTGCATGCCTTATG gTCCTTTTCCTTGCAAAGCTATTACCAAAATCTTCTGGCTGACCACCAAGCAGGG GTTGCCCTTCACCATCTTCCAGGGTGGCATGCCACGGGCCAGCTATGGGGACCGCCACTGCATCTCGGTGGTGCACGACGGCCAGCAGACAGCCTTCGACTTCACCTCCCGTGTCATCGACTTTACTGTCCTCACTGAGGTGGACCCTGCCGCTG CCTTTGATGAGCCCTGTGCCTTGGTGGTGCTAGCCGAGGAGGAGCTGGTGCTGATTGACCTGCAGACGGCTGGGTGGCCAGTAGTTCAGCCTCCCTACCTGGCCTCCCTGCACTGCTCTGCCATCACCTGCTCCCACCACGTCTCCAACATCCCCCTGAAGCTGTGGGAGCGGATCATCGCCGCTGGCAGCCGGcagaacacacacttctccagcATG GAGTGGCCTATCGATGGTGGCAccagcctggccccagccccaccccagaggGACCTGCTGCTCACAGG GCATGAGGATGGCACTGTGCGATTCTGGGATGCCTCTGGTGTCTGCTTGCGGCTACTCTACAAGCTCAGCACGGTGCGAGTGTTTCTCACTGACACAGACCCCAGTGAAAACCTCAGTGCCCAGGGTGAGGACGAATGGCCCCCTCTCCGCAAG GTGGGCTCCTTTGACCCTTACAGTGACGATCCCCGGCTGGGCATCCAGAAAATTTTCCTCTGCAAATACAGTGGTTATCTGGCTGTGGCAGGCACAGCAGGGCAG GTGCTGGTGCTGGAGCTGAATGACGAGGAGGCAGAGCACGCTGTGGAGCAGGTAGAGGCTGACCTGCTGCAGGACCAGGAGGGCTACCGCTGGAAGGGGCACGAGCGTCTGTGTGCCCGCCCGGTGCCCGTGCACTTTGAGCCTGGCTTCCAGCCTTTTGTGTTGGTGCAGTGCCAGCCCCCGGCTGTGGTCACCTCCTTGGCCCTGCACTCCGAGTGGCGGCTTGTGGCCTTCGGCACAAGTCATGGCTTTGGCCTCTTTGACCACCAGCAGCGGCGGCAGGTTTTCGTCAa GTGCACACTGCACCCCAGTGACCAGCTAGCCCTGGAGGGCCCACTGTCCCGTGTGAAGTCCCTAAAGAAGTCCCTGCGCCAGTCCTTCCGCCGAATACGTCGAAGCCGGGTGTCTAGCAGGAAGCGGCGGCCAGCTGGGCCCCCAGGAGAG CAGGTGCAGGAGGGAAGCGCCAGGGCAGAGCGGCCGGGCCTGCAGAACATGGAGCTAGCACCCGTGCAGCGGAAGATCGAGGCCCGCTCAGCAGAGGACTCCTTCACTGGCTTTGTCCGGACCCTCTACTTTGCTGACACCTACCTGAGAGACA GCTCCCGCCACTGTCCCTCGCTGTGGGCCGGCACCAATGGGGGCACTGTCTACGCCTTCGCCCTGCGTGTGCCCCCTGCTGAGCGGAGAATGGATGAGCTGGTTCGGGCAGAGCAGG CTAAGGAGATCCAGCTGATGCACCGAGCACCCGTGGTGGGCATCCTGGTGCTGGACGGACATCACGTTCCCCTCCCTGAGCCCCTGGAAGTGGCGCATGACCTGTCGAAGAGCCCGGACATGCAGGGAAGCCACCAGTTGCTCGTTGTGTCAGAGGAGCAGTTCAAG GTATTCACACTGCCCAAGGTGAGTGCCAAGCTGAAGCTAAAGCTGACCGCCCTGGAGGGCTCACGGATACGGCGCATCAGCGTGGCCCACTTCGGCAGCTGTCGAGCTGAGGACTATGGGGAGCATCACCTGGCTGTCCTTACCAACTTGGGCGACATCCAGGTGGTCTCGTTGCCCCTGCTCAAGCCCCAGGTGCGTTACAGCTGCATCCGCCGGGAGGATGTCAGTGGCATCGCCTCCTGCGTCTTCACCAAATACGGCCAAG GTTTCTACCTGATCTCCCCCTCGGAGTTTGAGCGCTTCTCTCTCTCTACCAAGTGGCTGGTTGAGCCCCGGTGTCTGGTGGATTCAGCAGAAGCCAAGAACCACAGCCACCCCCGCAACAGATCAGGCCATGAGAAGGCTGTGGGCCGTGCCAG GATCTCAGGGAGCCAGAGTGGTGGAGAGG AGAGGAGGCCTGGCCTCGTGATGGAGCATGCTCTGCTGAGTGATGAGA AGGTCCTGACAGCCATCCAGAGCACGCTGGAGGGGGGCCGACG GAGCTCTGGTGATTGGCATTCTCAGCGACTGGCCATGGGGTACAGCCTCAGCAATGGGGCAG ACTGA
- the LLGL2 gene encoding LLGL scribble cell polarity complex component 2 isoform X5, with translation MRRFLRSGHDPARERLKRDLFQFNKTVEHGFPHQPSALGYSPSLRILAIGTRSGAVKLYGAPGVEFMGLHRENNAVVQVHFLPGQCQLVTLLDDNSLHLWSLKVKGGVSELQEDESFMLRGPPGAAPSATQITVVLPHSSQELLYLGTESGNVFVVQLPAFHTLEDQTISSDAVLQRLPEEARHRRVFEMVEALQEHPQNPTQVLIGYSRGLVVVWDLQGRRVLCHFLSSQQLENVCWQRDGRLIVSCHSDGSYCQWPVSSDTQQPEPLRNCMPYGPFPCKAITKIFWLTTKQGLPFTIFQGGMPRASYGDRHCISVVHDGQQTAFDFTSRVIDFTVLTEVDPAAAFDEPCALVVLAEEELVLIDLQTAGWPVVQPPYLASLHCSAITCSHHVSNIPLKLWERIIAAGSRQNTHFSSMEWPIDGGTSLAPAPPQRDLLLTGHEDGTVRFWDASGVCLRLLYKLSTVRVFLTDTDPSENLSAQGEDEWPPLRKVGSFDPYSDDPRLGIQKIFLCKYSGYLAVAGTAGQVLVLELNDEEAEHAVEQVEADLLQDQEGYRWKGHERLCARPVPVHFEPGFQPFVLVQCQPPAVVTSLALHSEWRLVAFGTSHGFGLFDHQQRRQVFVKCTLHPSDQLALEGPLSRVKSLKKSLRQSFRRIRRSRVSSRKRRPAGPPGEQVQEGSARAERPGLQNMELAPVQRKIEARSAEDSFTGFVRTLYFADTYLRDSSRHCPSLWAGTNGGTVYAFALRVPPAERRMDELVRAEQAKEIQLMHRAPVVGILVLDGHHVPLPEPLEVAHDLSKSPDMQGSHQLLVVSEEQFKVFTLPKVSAKLKLKLTALEGSRIRRISVAHFGSCRAEDYGEHHLAVLTNLGDIQVVSLPLLKPQVRYSCIRREDVSGIASCVFTKYGQGFYLISPSEFERFSLSTKWLVEPRCLVDSAEAKNHSHPRNRSGHEKAVGRARISGSQSGGEERRPGLVMEHALLSDEKVLTAIQSTLEGGRRSSGDWHSQRLAMGYSLSNGAGRVAEAPSCQGCSRVAVTPFTAD, from the exons TGCCAACTGGTTACCCTGCTGGATGACAATAGCCTGCACCTGTGGAGCCTGAAGGTCAAAGGCGGGGTGTCAGAGCTGCAGGAAGATGAGAGTTTCATGCTGCGTGGCCCCCCAGG GGCTGCCCCCAGTGCCACACAGATCACTGTGGTCCTGCCACATTCCTCTCAAGAGCTACTTTACCTGGGCACGGAAAGTGGCAACGTGTTTGTGGTACAGCTGCCAGCCTTCCACACACTGGAGGACCAGACCATCAGCTCGGACGCCGTGCTGCAGCG GTTGCCGGAGGAGGCCCGCCATCGGCGGGTGTTTGAAATGGTGGAGGCCCTGCAGGAGCACCCCCAAAACCCCACCCAGGTCCTCATCGGCTACAGCCGGGGCCTCGTCGTTGTCTGGGACCTGCAGGGCAGGCGTGTGCTCTGCCATTTCCTCAGCAGCCAG CAACTGGAGAATGTCTGCTGGCAGCGGGACGGCCGCCTGATTGTCAGCTGCCATTCCGACGGCAGCTATTGTCAGTGGCCCGTGTCCAGCGACACCCAGCAGCCAGAGCCCCTGCGCAACTGCATGCCTTATG gTCCTTTTCCTTGCAAAGCTATTACCAAAATCTTCTGGCTGACCACCAAGCAGGG GTTGCCCTTCACCATCTTCCAGGGTGGCATGCCACGGGCCAGCTATGGGGACCGCCACTGCATCTCGGTGGTGCACGACGGCCAGCAGACAGCCTTCGACTTCACCTCCCGTGTCATCGACTTTACTGTCCTCACTGAGGTGGACCCTGCCGCTG CCTTTGATGAGCCCTGTGCCTTGGTGGTGCTAGCCGAGGAGGAGCTGGTGCTGATTGACCTGCAGACGGCTGGGTGGCCAGTAGTTCAGCCTCCCTACCTGGCCTCCCTGCACTGCTCTGCCATCACCTGCTCCCACCACGTCTCCAACATCCCCCTGAAGCTGTGGGAGCGGATCATCGCCGCTGGCAGCCGGcagaacacacacttctccagcATG GAGTGGCCTATCGATGGTGGCAccagcctggccccagccccaccccagaggGACCTGCTGCTCACAGG GCATGAGGATGGCACTGTGCGATTCTGGGATGCCTCTGGTGTCTGCTTGCGGCTACTCTACAAGCTCAGCACGGTGCGAGTGTTTCTCACTGACACAGACCCCAGTGAAAACCTCAGTGCCCAGGGTGAGGACGAATGGCCCCCTCTCCGCAAG GTGGGCTCCTTTGACCCTTACAGTGACGATCCCCGGCTGGGCATCCAGAAAATTTTCCTCTGCAAATACAGTGGTTATCTGGCTGTGGCAGGCACAGCAGGGCAG GTGCTGGTGCTGGAGCTGAATGACGAGGAGGCAGAGCACGCTGTGGAGCAGGTAGAGGCTGACCTGCTGCAGGACCAGGAGGGCTACCGCTGGAAGGGGCACGAGCGTCTGTGTGCCCGCCCGGTGCCCGTGCACTTTGAGCCTGGCTTCCAGCCTTTTGTGTTGGTGCAGTGCCAGCCCCCGGCTGTGGTCACCTCCTTGGCCCTGCACTCCGAGTGGCGGCTTGTGGCCTTCGGCACAAGTCATGGCTTTGGCCTCTTTGACCACCAGCAGCGGCGGCAGGTTTTCGTCAa GTGCACACTGCACCCCAGTGACCAGCTAGCCCTGGAGGGCCCACTGTCCCGTGTGAAGTCCCTAAAGAAGTCCCTGCGCCAGTCCTTCCGCCGAATACGTCGAAGCCGGGTGTCTAGCAGGAAGCGGCGGCCAGCTGGGCCCCCAGGAGAG CAGGTGCAGGAGGGAAGCGCCAGGGCAGAGCGGCCGGGCCTGCAGAACATGGAGCTAGCACCCGTGCAGCGGAAGATCGAGGCCCGCTCAGCAGAGGACTCCTTCACTGGCTTTGTCCGGACCCTCTACTTTGCTGACACCTACCTGAGAGACA GCTCCCGCCACTGTCCCTCGCTGTGGGCCGGCACCAATGGGGGCACTGTCTACGCCTTCGCCCTGCGTGTGCCCCCTGCTGAGCGGAGAATGGATGAGCTGGTTCGGGCAGAGCAGG CTAAGGAGATCCAGCTGATGCACCGAGCACCCGTGGTGGGCATCCTGGTGCTGGACGGACATCACGTTCCCCTCCCTGAGCCCCTGGAAGTGGCGCATGACCTGTCGAAGAGCCCGGACATGCAGGGAAGCCACCAGTTGCTCGTTGTGTCAGAGGAGCAGTTCAAG GTATTCACACTGCCCAAGGTGAGTGCCAAGCTGAAGCTAAAGCTGACCGCCCTGGAGGGCTCACGGATACGGCGCATCAGCGTGGCCCACTTCGGCAGCTGTCGAGCTGAGGACTATGGGGAGCATCACCTGGCTGTCCTTACCAACTTGGGCGACATCCAGGTGGTCTCGTTGCCCCTGCTCAAGCCCCAGGTGCGTTACAGCTGCATCCGCCGGGAGGATGTCAGTGGCATCGCCTCCTGCGTCTTCACCAAATACGGCCAAG GTTTCTACCTGATCTCCCCCTCGGAGTTTGAGCGCTTCTCTCTCTCTACCAAGTGGCTGGTTGAGCCCCGGTGTCTGGTGGATTCAGCAGAAGCCAAGAACCACAGCCACCCCCGCAACAGATCAGGCCATGAGAAGGCTGTGGGCCGTGCCAG GATCTCAGGGAGCCAGAGTGGTGGAGAGG AGAGGAGGCCTGGCCTCGTGATGGAGCATGCTCTGCTGAGTGATGAGA AGGTCCTGACAGCCATCCAGAGCACGCTGGAGGGGGGCCGACG GAGCTCTGGTGATTGGCATTCTCAGCGACTGGCCATGGGGTACAGCCTCAGCAATGGGGCAG GGCGGGTGGCCGAGGCCCCTTCCTGCCAAGGATGCTCCCGAGTTGCTGTCACTCCCTTCACAGCAGACTGA